From Scleropages formosus chromosome 1, fSclFor1.1, whole genome shotgun sequence, a single genomic window includes:
- the pdzk1 gene encoding Na(+)/H(+) exchange regulatory cofactor NHE-RF3 isoform X2 gives MAALRVRTITLSKHQGQSFGFFLREERGEEGHLIRNLETGSPAELSGLKDGDRVLRVNGTFADTLKHSEVVELVKRSGTSVTFQVLDEASYKSAKENGVDLANPQPISQPSSQNTMNGVAGSTPKPKLCYLVKSKSKSYGFSLKSIRGVEGVFMSDIIPSGVADKAGVKVNDRLLEVNGEDVDSNSHEELVEKVKASGDSVMFLLVDEEADTYYRNSKQNPGVALATMKYLPHKPRIANLTRGPEGYGYYLREDPKMKGHFINDIEHGSPADRAGLKNMDRLVAVNGEEVDHLDHDQVVERIRQSGNECSLLVVDKETDKMYKMGGASPLLYWKEMGGSCEPASTLPIDEQVPHLDPTPQPTVLPASAKPTQEHFKPKLCKLEKTSGGYGFHLYSIQGVPGQYIKEVVKGSVADQAGLEENDIVVEVNEVNVENSTHDEVVSMIKSSGNQLVLLVAEKQAYSYFKAEKIPITSLLLGSTSALTPTTAEPTKVHEVKEEEDEERQKETEREEEEEDVNPSTPPSEPNTRDRTSSTSSSSSEEDEKL, from the exons ATGGCGGCGCTTAGAGTGCGGACGATCACCCTGAGCAAGCATCAGGGCCAGAGTTTTGGCTTCTTCCTGCGAGAGGAAAGGGGCGAGGAAGGCCACCTAATCCGAAATTTGGAGACGGGCAGCCCCGCCGAGCTCTCGGGCCTCAAGGACGGGGATCGTGTGCTGAGGGTGAATGGGACCTTTGCGGACACACTGAAGCACTCAGAG GTGGTGGAGCTGGTGAAGCGCAGCGGAACATCTGTGACCTTCCAAGTCCTCGATGAGGCCTCCTATAAGAGTGCCAAGGAGAACGGTGTGGACCTGGCCAACCCCCAACCCATTTCCCAGCCAAGTTCCCAGAACACCATGAATGGCGTGGCTGGATCCACACCTAAACCCAAACTCTGCTACCTGGTTAAATCCAAGAGCAAGAGCTATGGCTTCTCTCTCAAGTCAATAAGAG GTGTGGAAGGGGTCTTCATGTCGGACATAATTCCTTCAGGGGTTGCAGACAAGGCTGGGGTCAAGGTCAACGACCGCCTTCTGGAGGTCAACGGAGAGGATGTAGACAGCAACTCCCATGAGGAGCTTGTAGAGAAG GTCAAAGCTTCAGGCGACAGTGTCATGTTCCTGCTGGTGGATGAGGAAGCAGACACATATTACAGGAACAGCAAGCAGAATCcaggggtggcactggccaccATGAAGTACCTGCCACACAAGCCACGCATCGCCAACCTGACCAGGGGACCAGAGGGCTATGGCTACTACCTGAGAGAGGACCCAAAAATGAAAG GCCACTTCATCAATGACATTGAGCACGGGAGCCCTGCTGATAGGGCGGGCTTGAAAAACATGGACCGACTGGTGGCAGTGAACGGAGAGGAAGTGGATCACTTGGACCATGACCAGGTGGTGGAGCGAATCCGGCAGTCTGGAAATGAGTGCTCCCTTCTGGTGGTGGACAAGGAAACAGATAAAATGTACAAGATG GGAGGTGCATCTCCTCTCCTCTACTGGAAGGAGATGGGGGGATCATGTGAGCCAGCTTCGACTCTCCCTATTGATGAGCAGGTCCCACATCTGGACCCCACACCCCAACCAACTGTGCTGCCAGCTTCAGCCAAGCCAACACAAGAGCACTTTAAGCCCAAGCTctgcaaactggaaaaaaccTCAGGCGGCTATGGATTCCACCTCTACAGCATCCAGGGTGTTCCAGGACAGTACATCAAAGAG GTAGTGAAAGGCAGTGTAGCCGACCAGGCTGGTCTGGAGGAGAATGACATTGTTGTGGAGGTGAACGAAGTGAATGTGGAAAACAGCACCCATGATGAAGTAGTGTCCATGATCAAGAGCAGCGGGAACCAGCTGGTCCTCCTCGTGGCTGAGAAGCAGGCCTACAGCTACTTCAAGGCTGAGAAGATTCCCATCACCTCACTGCTTTTGGGCAGCACCTCTGCGCTAACACCCACAACTGCTGAACCCACAAAGGTCCATGAGgtgaaagaagaagaggatgaggaaagacagaaggaaacagaaagagaggaggaggaggaagatgtcAATCCATCCACACCACCCAGTGAACCAAACACTAGAGACAGG ACATCCTCcacctcatcttcctcatcagAAGAAGATGAAAAACTCTAA
- the cckbrb gene encoding cholecystokinin receptor: protein MDVPKLLESVAAQRNASSSGTPNGTADPTSGNGSLTPQLQPPRYKEMDSIRILLYLLIFLLGVFGNLLIIMVLIVNKHMRTVTNSFLLSLAVSDLMMAVFCMPFTLIPNLLEDFIFGAAMCKIVAYLMGISVSISTFSLVAIAIERYSAICNPLKSRAWQTRSHAYRVIAATWVLSLIIMAPYPIFSRLVTFTKSNSTAQAHMCRISWPRSQVEQSWYILLLFVLFFIPGVVMIIAYGLISRELYRGIQFELEQKKESNGQKNGLNGMVSSGSDEGDGCYMQVAKRSAAMEMSALAPAGGAKVDRPRSNTSEARLMAKRRVIRMLIVIVALFFICWMPIYSANTWKAFDLQSAQRALSGAPISFIHLLSYTSSCVNPIIYCFMNKRFRKALLATFACCCRPCRRRRPRHPAEDDITATGASLSKFSYTTVSTVGPP, encoded by the exons ATGGACGTGCCCAAGCTGCTCGAGAGTGTGGCGGCGCAGAGGAACGCGTCCTCGAGCGGGACCCCCAACGGCACCGCCGACCCCACCTCTGGCAACGGCTCCCTGACCCCCCAGCTCCAGCCCCCCCGCTACAAAG AGATGGATTCGATACGGATCCTACTGTACTTGCTCATCTTCCTTCTGGGTGTGTTTGGCAACCTCCTCATCATCATGGTTCTGATAGTGAACAAGCATATGCGCACAGTGACCAACTCCTTCCTGCTGTCACTGGCCGTGAGCGACTTGATGATGGCTGTCTTCTgtatgcccttcaccctcatcCCCAACCTACTGGAGGACTTCATCTTCGGAGCTGCCATGTGCAAGATTGTTGCTTACCTCATGG GAATATCTGTGAGCATCTCCACATTCAGCCTTGTTGCCATAGCGATCGAGAGGTACAGTGCCATCTGCAACCCACTCAAGTCACGGGCGTGGCAGACCAGGTCCCACGCCTACCGGGTCATTGCAGCTACTTGggtcctgtccctcatcatcATGGCACCGTACCCCATCTTCAGCCGCCTGGTGACCTTCACCAAATCCAACTCTACAGCCCAAGCCCATATGTGCCGCATCAGCTGGCCCAGAAGTCAGGTGGAGCAGTCCTG GTACATCCTTCTGCTCTTTGTGCTGTTCTTCATCCCTGGCGTAGTGATGATCATTGCCTATGGACTTATCTCCAGAGAGCTCTACCGAGGAATACAGTTTGAGttggaacagaaaaaagaatcCAATG GCCAGAAGAACGGTCTAAATGGCATGGTGTCGTCCGGTAGTGACGAGGGCGATGGTTGCTACATGCAGGTGGCAAAGCGGTCTGCTGCCATGGAGATGTCAGCGCTGGCGCCTGCAGGTGGTGCCAAGGTGGACCGGCCTCGAAGCAACACGTCAGAGGCGCGGCTAATGGCCAAGCGGCGGGTGATCCGCATGTTGATTGTCATCGTGGCCTTGTTTTTCATCTGCTGGATGCCCATCTACTCAGCGAACACGTGGAAAGCCTTTGACCTGCAGTCGGCTCAGCGTGCCCTATCAGGGGCACCCATCTCATTCATCCACCTGCTGTCCTACACCTCGTCCTGCGTCAACCCCATCATCTACTGCTTCATGAACAAACGCTTCCGCAAGGCTTTGTTGGCCACCTTCGCCTGCTGCTGCAGGccgtgccgccgccgccgcccccgaCACCCGGCCGAGGACGACATCACCGCTACCGGTGCCTCGCTCTCCAAGTTCAGTTACACAACTGTCAGCACCGTGGGGCCGCCCTGA
- the pdzk1 gene encoding Na(+)/H(+) exchange regulatory cofactor NHE-RF3 isoform X1, translated as MAALRVRTITLSKHQGQSFGFFLREERGEEGHLIRNLETGSPAELSGLKDGDRVLRVNGTFADTLKHSEVVELVKRSGTSVTFQVLDEASYKSAKENGVDLANPQPISQPSSQNTMNGVAGSTPKPKLCYLVKSKSKSYGFSLKSIRGVEGVFMSDIIPSGVADKAGVKVNDRLLEVNGEDVDSNSHEELVEKVKASGDSVMFLLVDEEADTYYRNSKQNPGVALATMKYLPHKPRIANLTRGPEGYGYYLREDPKMKGHFINDIEHGSPADRAGLKNMDRLVAVNGEEVDHLDHDQVVERIRQSGNECSLLVVDKETDKMYKMGGASPLLYWKEMGGSCEPASTLPIDEQVPHLDPTPQPTVLPASAKPTQEHFKPKLCKLEKTSGGYGFHLYSIQGVPGQYIKEVVKGSVADQAGLEENDIVVEVNEVNVENSTHDEVVSMIKSSGNQLVLLVAEKQAYSYFKAEKIPITSLLLGSTSALTPTTAEPTKVHEVKEEEDEERQKETEREEEEEDVNPSTPPSEPNTRDRVSTDCTQLIPLVRLVRLQLRTLV; from the exons ATGGCGGCGCTTAGAGTGCGGACGATCACCCTGAGCAAGCATCAGGGCCAGAGTTTTGGCTTCTTCCTGCGAGAGGAAAGGGGCGAGGAAGGCCACCTAATCCGAAATTTGGAGACGGGCAGCCCCGCCGAGCTCTCGGGCCTCAAGGACGGGGATCGTGTGCTGAGGGTGAATGGGACCTTTGCGGACACACTGAAGCACTCAGAG GTGGTGGAGCTGGTGAAGCGCAGCGGAACATCTGTGACCTTCCAAGTCCTCGATGAGGCCTCCTATAAGAGTGCCAAGGAGAACGGTGTGGACCTGGCCAACCCCCAACCCATTTCCCAGCCAAGTTCCCAGAACACCATGAATGGCGTGGCTGGATCCACACCTAAACCCAAACTCTGCTACCTGGTTAAATCCAAGAGCAAGAGCTATGGCTTCTCTCTCAAGTCAATAAGAG GTGTGGAAGGGGTCTTCATGTCGGACATAATTCCTTCAGGGGTTGCAGACAAGGCTGGGGTCAAGGTCAACGACCGCCTTCTGGAGGTCAACGGAGAGGATGTAGACAGCAACTCCCATGAGGAGCTTGTAGAGAAG GTCAAAGCTTCAGGCGACAGTGTCATGTTCCTGCTGGTGGATGAGGAAGCAGACACATATTACAGGAACAGCAAGCAGAATCcaggggtggcactggccaccATGAAGTACCTGCCACACAAGCCACGCATCGCCAACCTGACCAGGGGACCAGAGGGCTATGGCTACTACCTGAGAGAGGACCCAAAAATGAAAG GCCACTTCATCAATGACATTGAGCACGGGAGCCCTGCTGATAGGGCGGGCTTGAAAAACATGGACCGACTGGTGGCAGTGAACGGAGAGGAAGTGGATCACTTGGACCATGACCAGGTGGTGGAGCGAATCCGGCAGTCTGGAAATGAGTGCTCCCTTCTGGTGGTGGACAAGGAAACAGATAAAATGTACAAGATG GGAGGTGCATCTCCTCTCCTCTACTGGAAGGAGATGGGGGGATCATGTGAGCCAGCTTCGACTCTCCCTATTGATGAGCAGGTCCCACATCTGGACCCCACACCCCAACCAACTGTGCTGCCAGCTTCAGCCAAGCCAACACAAGAGCACTTTAAGCCCAAGCTctgcaaactggaaaaaaccTCAGGCGGCTATGGATTCCACCTCTACAGCATCCAGGGTGTTCCAGGACAGTACATCAAAGAG GTAGTGAAAGGCAGTGTAGCCGACCAGGCTGGTCTGGAGGAGAATGACATTGTTGTGGAGGTGAACGAAGTGAATGTGGAAAACAGCACCCATGATGAAGTAGTGTCCATGATCAAGAGCAGCGGGAACCAGCTGGTCCTCCTCGTGGCTGAGAAGCAGGCCTACAGCTACTTCAAGGCTGAGAAGATTCCCATCACCTCACTGCTTTTGGGCAGCACCTCTGCGCTAACACCCACAACTGCTGAACCCACAAAGGTCCATGAGgtgaaagaagaagaggatgaggaaagacagaaggaaacagaaagagaggaggaggaggaagatgtcAATCCATCCACACCACCCAGTGAACCAAACACTAGAGACAGGGTGAGTACCGACTGCACTCAACTCATTCCTCTGGTCAGGCTGGTCAGGTTACAGCTAAGGACTCTGGTGTAG